A window from Pangasianodon hypophthalmus isolate fPanHyp1 chromosome 4, fPanHyp1.pri, whole genome shotgun sequence encodes these proteins:
- the arl8 gene encoding ADP-ribosylation factor-like 8, translating to MGLIVAKLWSFFCNQEHKVIIVGLDNAGKTTILYQFLMKEVVHTSPTIGSNVEEIVVKNTHFLMWDIGGQESLRSSWNTYYSNTEFIILVVDSTDRERLAISKEELYRMLAHEDLRKAAVLIFANKQDMKGCMSAAEISKYLTLSSIKDHPWHIQSCCALTGEGLCQGLEWMTSRVGLR from the exons ATGGGCCTGATTGTAGCCAAACTGTGGAGCTTCTTCTGTAATCAAG AACACAAGGTGATCATCGTGGGTCTTGACAATGCTGGAAAGACGACCATTCTTTACCAGTT CCTGATGAAAGAGGTCGTCCACACGTCCCCAACGATTGGCAGTAACGTTGAAGAGATCGTTGTGAAGAATACACACTTCCTAATGTGGGACATTGGTGGCCAGGAGAGTCTTCGGTCCTCTTGGAACACCTACTATTCCAACACCGAG TTCATAATCCTGGTAGTGGACAGTACAGATAGAGAAAGGCTTGCTATCTCTAAAGAGGAGCTGTACAGAATGCTGGCACATGAG GATTTGCGTAAAGCTGCAGTGTTGATTTTTGCTAATAAGCAGGATATGAAGGGCTGTATGTCTGCAGCAGAGATTTCAAAATACCTGACCCTCAGCTCCATCAAAGACCATCCATGGCACATTCAGTCCTGCTGTGCTCTTACAGGAGAAGG GCTGTGCCAGGGCCTGGAGTGGATGACCTCGAGGGTGGGACTCAGATAG